A section of the Pimelobacter simplex genome encodes:
- a CDS encoding sulfotransferase family protein: MLLTPLAHGRVSMQCDLCVPPVLTIASPAWLRRTGWTLAADGGPVDACPNCTVRVAARNRVRRGDPAPVTPDPARLPNVVVVGATKAGTTSMHNYLAVHPEVAASEEKEMRFFTDPDCRDWIGAYQERFATGTRYRLESTPFYSKTPCYPGVVDRMADLVPDARIIYLVRDPVDRIIAEHVEMVAWNSAERPLDEELADPAEPTSPLVASSRYGTQLAAYLERFGRDRVLVVDLADLGADLVGTMGRVFDFLGLDRPELTAEEYGRYNTAEEKRGLPPWLMALRRGPLVRAVRRLPAAQRLVHLAWRRTGEKIERPQLSPAVEAALRAELQPEVDRLRELTGQSFPTWSL, from the coding sequence GTGCTCCTCACCCCGTTGGCCCACGGCCGGGTCTCGATGCAGTGCGACCTCTGCGTCCCGCCCGTCCTGACCATCGCCAGTCCGGCCTGGCTGCGTCGTACCGGCTGGACCCTGGCGGCCGACGGCGGACCCGTCGACGCCTGCCCGAACTGCACGGTGCGGGTCGCCGCCCGGAACCGGGTACGCCGCGGCGACCCGGCGCCGGTCACGCCCGATCCCGCACGACTGCCCAATGTCGTCGTCGTCGGGGCGACCAAGGCCGGCACGACGAGCATGCACAACTACCTCGCGGTGCACCCCGAGGTCGCGGCGTCGGAGGAGAAGGAGATGCGCTTCTTCACCGACCCCGACTGCCGTGACTGGATCGGCGCCTACCAGGAGCGGTTCGCCACCGGCACCCGCTACCGCCTGGAGTCGACGCCGTTCTACAGCAAGACCCCCTGCTACCCGGGCGTCGTGGACCGGATGGCCGACCTGGTGCCGGACGCCCGGATCATCTACCTCGTGCGCGACCCGGTCGACCGGATCATCGCCGAGCACGTCGAGATGGTCGCCTGGAACTCCGCCGAGCGCCCGCTGGACGAGGAGCTCGCCGACCCGGCCGAGCCGACCAGCCCGCTCGTGGCGTCGAGCCGCTACGGGACCCAGCTGGCGGCGTACCTGGAGCGGTTCGGGCGGGACCGGGTCCTCGTCGTGGACCTCGCCGACCTCGGTGCCGACCTGGTCGGCACGATGGGCCGGGTCTTCGACTTCCTCGGCCTCGACCGTCCCGAGCTCACCGCCGAGGAGTACGGCCGCTACAACACCGCCGAGGAGAAGCGCGGGCTCCCGCCGTGGCTGATGGCGCTGCGCCGCGGCCCGCTGGTGCGCGCCGTCCGGCGGCTGCCCGCCGCCCAGCGACTGGTGCACCTCGCGTGGCGTCGTACGGGGGAGAAGATCGAGCGGCCGCAGCTCAGCCCCGCCGTCGAGGCGGCGTTGCGGGCCGAGCTGCAGCCGGAGGTCGATCGGTTGCGCGAGCTGACCGGTCAGTCGTTCCCGACCTGGTCGCTCTAG
- a CDS encoding acyltransferase, whose translation MRQALTTLVFLLPPSKLKNRLLRRLGHAIPDTAVVGINLVRRVDRFELGEGSLIHHFNMFRDLRLVKLGVGCRIMLFNQVVGDSGYEPGAPPTDDLRTLRMGDDSHIISQHYLDCGGGIILGDNAWVTGIRSTLLSHAFDPTNGGVILDPVTIGDRAVIATSCTMLPGTVVGEGALIAAGSTTWTGQEAKGAHLHGGVPARRLAPIDIPRHVYDRARYQGPRDVVGISEPPSE comes from the coding sequence GTGCGCCAGGCCCTGACAACCCTTGTCTTCCTGCTGCCTCCGAGCAAGCTGAAGAACCGGCTCCTGCGCCGGCTGGGACACGCGATCCCGGACACCGCGGTCGTCGGCATCAACCTCGTGCGTCGCGTGGACCGGTTCGAGCTGGGCGAGGGCTCCCTCATCCACCACTTCAACATGTTCCGCGACCTGCGCCTGGTCAAGCTCGGCGTCGGCTGCCGGATCATGCTGTTCAACCAGGTGGTCGGCGACTCGGGCTACGAGCCCGGCGCGCCCCCGACCGACGACCTGCGCACGCTGCGCATGGGCGACGACTCGCACATCATCAGCCAGCACTACCTCGACTGCGGCGGCGGGATCATCCTGGGCGACAACGCCTGGGTGACCGGCATCCGCTCGACGCTGCTGTCCCACGCGTTCGACCCCACCAACGGCGGCGTCATCCTCGACCCGGTCACCATCGGCGACCGGGCGGTCATCGCGACGTCCTGCACGATGCTGCCCGGCACCGTCGTGGGCGAGGGCGCGCTGATCGCGGCCGGCTCGACCACCTGGACCGGCCAGGAGGCCAAGGGCGCCCACCTGCACGGCGGCGTACCGGCCCGCCGGCTCGCGCCGATCGACATTCCTCGCCACGTCTACGACCGAGCCCGTTACCAAGGACCCCGTGACGTCGTTGGGATCTCCGAACCCCCATCTGAGTAG
- a CDS encoding phosphopantetheine-binding protein: MNEIEPRIVTIVTELLERSDREDQTVSLGATLHGDDGLGLDSLETAELSAILEDEFGTDPFGAGLLPETVADIVAFYADATAASA, encoded by the coding sequence ATGAACGAGATTGAGCCCAGGATCGTCACGATCGTCACCGAGCTGCTGGAGCGCTCGGACCGCGAGGACCAGACGGTCTCGCTCGGCGCCACGCTGCACGGCGACGACGGCCTCGGCCTGGACTCGCTCGAGACCGCCGAGCTGTCGGCGATCCTCGAGGACGAGTTCGGCACCGACCCCTTCGGCGCGGGCCTGCTGCCCGAGACCGTCGCCGACATCGTCGCGTTCTACGCCGACGCCACCGCCGCGTCCGCATGA
- a CDS encoding SDR family NAD(P)-dependent oxidoreductase: MTAPRTVIVTGGSRGLGEGIVQHFLDAGDRVATCARSETDAVRAWQANPAYADRFLFRKADLADREQSTQFGKDVIAEWKSVDVLVNNAGVARDGILALFSDDDSDTVIDLNLKATIHLTKQIVRNMLAHGGGRIVNISSITGLTGYRGLSVYGATKAALDGFTRGLARELGSRKITVNSVASGYLKTEMSHGLDDDQLNQIVRRTPAGRLGEPDDIARAIAFLVDERNDWITGQVLVVDGGLTA, translated from the coding sequence ATGACCGCTCCCCGCACGGTCATCGTCACCGGCGGCAGTCGCGGGCTCGGCGAGGGGATCGTCCAGCACTTCCTCGACGCCGGTGACCGGGTGGCCACCTGTGCGCGCAGCGAGACCGACGCGGTCCGCGCGTGGCAGGCGAACCCGGCCTACGCCGACCGCTTCCTCTTCCGCAAGGCCGACCTGGCCGACCGGGAGCAGTCCACGCAGTTCGGCAAGGACGTCATCGCCGAGTGGAAGTCGGTCGACGTCCTCGTCAACAACGCCGGGGTGGCCCGGGACGGCATCCTCGCGCTGTTCAGCGACGACGACTCCGACACGGTCATCGACCTCAACCTCAAGGCGACGATCCACCTCACCAAGCAGATCGTGCGCAACATGCTGGCGCACGGCGGCGGCCGGATCGTCAACATCTCCTCGATCACCGGGCTCACCGGCTACCGCGGGCTCAGCGTCTACGGCGCCACCAAGGCCGCGCTCGACGGCTTCACCCGCGGCCTGGCGCGCGAGCTCGGCTCGCGCAAGATCACCGTCAACAGCGTCGCCTCGGGCTACCTCAAGACCGAGATGAGCCACGGCCTCGACGACGACCAGCTCAACCAGATCGTCCGCCGTACGCCGGCCGGACGGCTCGGCGAGCCCGACGACATCGCCCGGGCGATCGCCTTCCTCGTCGACGAGCGCAACGACTGGATCACCGGTCAGGTGCTCGTCGTCGACGGCGGCCTCACCGCCTGA
- a CDS encoding phthiocerol/phthiodiolone dimycocerosyl transferase family protein — MGAHRPMTVAEKYYTFLDQAWPSTSMISADLDRCFDPDDVRRTWDAFRARRVLARSAATEDLTIADVGLDHDVFRSDELPVSAWDRVFEEEGDTACPLGVPLRCHYVTSPGEGRSRVIFNGHHSVIDGRIGITELQWFVRMLDGQDVPEQQQLSEPPAPATTHPWQQSRAAMIDLLREIKTRNAAFGPPGPADWPDATVPRRSWLRHVEMGPETSARIVADGRAHGANPFANVVSALLTSTAHVLAGGDTTLQLAAPADLGAPPSDPALAQAMAIAVLSRPFRVEVADRWALAAEVKAGIVEALGRGEGDLFFHLTRLDAVSELAVGRDRIAAALAAGPPCVVVSNMGVVDAGTDPEWLRSLHGQLVAAPNQVVFLALTFYKGRLMHTFATDDNRVAPEQREALVAEYLALVGAEEDSLRR, encoded by the coding sequence GTGGGTGCCCATCGTCCGATGACGGTCGCGGAGAAGTACTACACCTTCCTCGACCAGGCCTGGCCGAGCACCTCCATGATCTCGGCCGATCTCGACCGCTGCTTCGACCCCGACGACGTACGACGCACGTGGGACGCCTTCCGCGCCCGCCGGGTGCTCGCGCGCTCGGCCGCGACCGAGGACCTCACCATCGCCGACGTCGGTCTCGACCACGACGTCTTCCGCAGCGACGAGCTGCCGGTGAGCGCGTGGGACCGGGTGTTCGAGGAGGAGGGCGACACGGCCTGTCCGCTCGGCGTACCGCTGCGCTGCCACTACGTGACCAGCCCCGGCGAGGGCCGCTCCCGGGTGATCTTCAACGGTCACCACTCCGTCATCGACGGCCGGATCGGGATCACCGAGCTCCAGTGGTTCGTGCGGATGCTCGACGGCCAGGACGTTCCCGAGCAGCAGCAGCTCTCCGAGCCGCCCGCGCCGGCGACCACCCACCCGTGGCAGCAGAGCCGGGCCGCGATGATCGACCTGCTGCGCGAGATCAAGACCCGCAACGCCGCCTTCGGTCCGCCCGGACCGGCGGACTGGCCGGACGCCACGGTCCCGCGCCGCTCCTGGCTGCGCCACGTCGAGATGGGCCCGGAGACCTCGGCCCGGATCGTCGCCGACGGACGGGCGCACGGCGCCAACCCGTTCGCCAACGTGGTCTCGGCGCTCCTGACCAGCACCGCGCACGTCCTCGCCGGCGGCGACACCACGCTCCAGCTCGCCGCGCCGGCCGACCTCGGCGCACCGCCGAGCGACCCGGCGCTCGCGCAGGCGATGGCGATCGCCGTGCTCTCCCGGCCGTTCCGGGTCGAGGTCGCCGATCGCTGGGCACTCGCCGCCGAGGTCAAGGCCGGCATCGTCGAGGCGCTCGGCCGCGGCGAGGGCGACCTGTTCTTCCACCTCACCCGGCTCGACGCGGTCTCCGAGCTCGCCGTCGGGCGGGACCGGATCGCGGCCGCACTCGCCGCCGGGCCGCCGTGCGTCGTGGTGAGCAACATGGGCGTCGTCGACGCCGGCACCGACCCGGAGTGGCTGCGCAGCCTGCACGGCCAGCTCGTCGCCGCGCCCAACCAGGTCGTGTTCCTGGCGCTGACGTTCTACAAGGGCCGGCTGATGCACACGTTCGCGACCGACGACAACCGCGTCGCGCCGGAGCAGCGCGAGGCACTCGTCGCCGAGTACCTCGCGCTGGTCGGCGCGGAGGAGGACAGCCTCAGGCGGTGA
- a CDS encoding class I adenylate-forming enzyme family protein: protein MIGLLEKAAAERPAQVAVVTPEATLTYGELLDGARQVAGALAERGIERFAVLEPDAGWVLRLLAGAAAVGSEPCQYQPDLDAAQFAEQAAALGHTIVVTRRTDLPAGFTVLRPDTLGAPYDGGPVAEGAPQPVMIRTTGTTGLPKAARHDWAVLARRAGTARPHPEERWLLAYGPQQFAGIQVLLHVLAVQATLVAPFPRQPRDGLAALVEQDVTCVSATPTYWRFLLAEARSAKAALPRLTQITLGGEASPPDLLAELQDAFPDARISQVYASTEFGSIASVRDGRPGLSATSLWGPDNPEGLLKVEDGELLVRAGTGMLGYAGDAAESPREADGWVATGDLVEVVEDRVLFRGRSSEVINVGGVKVHPLPIEERVAAVPGVQVARVHGRANPMVGAVVAVEVALTDEGRADESAVKAAIRSACADLPRAWQPRSIKVVAEAELAAATKGGKTVRATSPE from the coding sequence ATGATCGGGTTGCTGGAGAAGGCCGCCGCCGAACGGCCGGCGCAGGTCGCGGTCGTCACCCCCGAGGCCACGCTGACCTACGGCGAGCTGCTCGACGGCGCCCGCCAGGTCGCCGGAGCCCTCGCCGAGCGCGGCATCGAGCGGTTCGCGGTGCTCGAGCCCGACGCCGGCTGGGTGCTGCGCCTGCTCGCCGGTGCGGCGGCCGTGGGCAGCGAGCCGTGCCAGTACCAGCCCGACCTCGACGCCGCTCAGTTCGCCGAGCAGGCGGCCGCGCTCGGGCACACCATCGTGGTCACGCGGCGTACCGACCTGCCGGCGGGGTTCACCGTGCTGCGGCCCGACACCCTCGGCGCACCGTACGACGGCGGCCCGGTCGCCGAGGGCGCCCCGCAGCCCGTGATGATCCGCACGACCGGCACCACCGGGCTGCCCAAGGCAGCCCGCCACGACTGGGCGGTGCTCGCCCGGCGCGCCGGCACCGCGCGGCCGCACCCCGAGGAGCGCTGGCTGCTGGCCTACGGACCCCAGCAGTTCGCGGGGATCCAGGTGCTGCTGCACGTGCTGGCGGTGCAGGCGACGCTGGTCGCGCCGTTCCCGCGCCAGCCCCGCGACGGCCTGGCCGCGCTCGTCGAGCAGGACGTGACCTGCGTCAGCGCCACCCCGACGTACTGGCGCTTCCTGCTGGCCGAGGCCCGCAGCGCCAAGGCCGCGCTCCCCCGGCTCACCCAGATCACCCTCGGCGGCGAGGCGAGCCCGCCCGACCTGCTCGCCGAGCTCCAGGACGCCTTCCCCGACGCGCGGATCTCGCAGGTCTACGCCTCCACGGAGTTCGGCTCGATCGCCTCGGTGCGCGACGGCCGTCCCGGTCTGTCGGCCACCAGCCTGTGGGGGCCCGACAACCCGGAGGGCCTGCTCAAGGTCGAGGACGGCGAGCTGCTCGTCCGGGCCGGCACCGGGATGCTCGGCTACGCCGGCGACGCGGCCGAGTCGCCGCGCGAGGCCGACGGCTGGGTGGCCACCGGCGACCTGGTCGAGGTGGTCGAGGACCGGGTCCTCTTCCGCGGCCGCTCGTCCGAGGTGATCAACGTCGGCGGCGTCAAGGTCCACCCGCTGCCGATCGAGGAGCGGGTCGCCGCCGTGCCCGGGGTCCAGGTGGCCCGCGTCCACGGCCGCGCCAACCCGATGGTCGGCGCCGTCGTCGCCGTCGAGGTCGCGCTCACCGACGAGGGCCGCGCCGACGAGAGCGCCGTCAAGGCCGCCATCCGCAGCGCGTGCGCGGACCTCCCCCGCGCCTGGCAGCCACGCAGCATCAAGGTCGTCGCCGAGGCCGAGCTGGCCGCGGCGACCAAGGGCGGCAAGACGGTACGGGCTACTTCACCGGAGTGA
- a CDS encoding FkbM family methyltransferase, with protein MTGLGTLASTAKRRVGWLIRDRFPFRPVVREVQGVELVLPWSHRLPDYAAWGPEYGQNLVELARLLAESAPLTVLDVGANVGDSAVQILHAADGKVLCIEADRAYLEFLHRNVDKDPRIAVVEALLTVDGEDSGTTAVRTGGTTRFVEGAAGDAMPTVSPASLKAEFTDFAQLRLVKSDTDGYDVDLVPAIAETWDDAHPVLFFEYDPYLTRLAGLDPDAVWPRLEALGYRNVAVWANGGAPLGQTTTDQVAARSRVLDDVPNGRARSRAYWDVAVVHGDDVAAQAAIDRLVPGTLA; from the coding sequence GTGACCGGACTCGGAACCCTTGCTTCCACCGCCAAGCGCCGCGTCGGTTGGCTGATTCGCGACCGCTTCCCCTTCCGGCCCGTCGTGCGGGAGGTGCAGGGCGTCGAGCTGGTGCTGCCCTGGTCGCACCGGCTGCCCGACTATGCCGCGTGGGGGCCGGAGTACGGGCAGAACCTCGTCGAGCTCGCCCGGCTCCTCGCCGAGTCGGCGCCGCTGACGGTGCTGGACGTGGGGGCCAACGTGGGGGACTCCGCGGTGCAGATCCTGCACGCGGCGGACGGCAAGGTGCTGTGCATCGAGGCAGACCGGGCGTACCTGGAGTTCCTGCACCGCAATGTCGACAAGGATCCGCGGATCGCGGTCGTCGAGGCGCTGCTGACCGTCGACGGTGAGGACAGCGGTACGACGGCCGTGCGCACCGGCGGCACGACGCGGTTCGTCGAGGGCGCTGCGGGCGACGCGATGCCGACGGTGTCGCCGGCCTCGCTCAAGGCGGAGTTCACCGACTTCGCGCAGCTGCGGCTGGTCAAGTCCGACACCGACGGGTACGACGTCGACCTGGTCCCCGCGATCGCGGAGACGTGGGACGACGCGCACCCGGTGCTGTTCTTCGAGTACGACCCCTACCTGACGCGCCTTGCGGGCCTCGACCCCGACGCGGTGTGGCCGCGGCTGGAGGCGCTGGGCTACCGCAACGTGGCCGTGTGGGCCAACGGCGGTGCGCCGCTCGGGCAGACCACCACCGACCAGGTGGCGGCGCGCTCGCGGGTGCTCGACGACGTGCCCAACGGGCGGGCGCGCTCGCGCGCCTACTGGGACGTCGCGGTCGTGCACGGCGACGACGTGGCCGCGCAGGCGGCCATCGACCGGCTGGTGCCGGGCACGCTCGCCTAG
- a CDS encoding methyltransferase domain-containing protein — MSGSIANATTTAALDAARDYYSHELAQGVDRFLLEARTTCPWCGGERLKHRTTTRDLRQFKPGRFRLDECRSCGHVFQNPALSDEGLGFYYRDTYDGLNAERAEANLGSMGEIYRNRASTVFDHRPDKPRRWLDVGTASAHFPAAAAQLFPGTVFDGLDMSEGVLSGHRAGRIATAYQGQLPELAPQLKGQYDQVSMFHYLEHTRDPLADLDAVATVLADDGWVLIEQPDPQARSARLFGSWWAGWNQPEHLHMVTLPNLTKALEERGFEVVEVVHREAHIPLEAFIVLATVLNRIAPGEEVPWRDGRPPRFARARRLVGKAIAAPFVPLARFVDKVVLPRMLRSYHAYRVLARKKPA; from the coding sequence ATGTCGGGCTCCATCGCAAATGCGACGACGACCGCCGCCCTCGACGCGGCGCGTGACTACTACTCCCACGAGCTCGCGCAGGGGGTGGATCGCTTCCTCCTCGAGGCCCGTACGACGTGCCCGTGGTGCGGCGGCGAGCGGCTCAAGCACCGGACGACGACCCGGGACCTGCGCCAGTTCAAGCCGGGCCGGTTCCGGCTGGACGAGTGCCGCTCGTGCGGGCACGTCTTCCAGAACCCGGCGCTGAGCGACGAGGGGCTGGGGTTCTACTACCGCGACACGTACGACGGCCTCAACGCCGAGCGCGCCGAGGCCAACCTGGGCTCGATGGGCGAGATCTACCGCAACCGGGCGAGCACGGTCTTCGACCACCGCCCCGACAAGCCGCGCCGCTGGCTCGACGTCGGTACGGCGTCCGCGCACTTCCCGGCCGCCGCTGCGCAGCTCTTCCCGGGCACGGTCTTCGACGGCCTGGACATGTCCGAGGGGGTGCTGTCGGGGCACCGGGCGGGCCGGATCGCGACGGCCTACCAGGGGCAGCTGCCCGAGCTCGCGCCCCAGCTGAAGGGCCAGTACGACCAGGTCAGCATGTTCCACTACCTGGAGCACACGCGGGACCCGCTGGCCGATCTCGACGCGGTCGCGACGGTGCTGGCCGACGACGGCTGGGTGCTCATCGAGCAGCCCGATCCGCAGGCCCGCTCGGCCAGGCTCTTCGGGTCGTGGTGGGCGGGCTGGAACCAGCCCGAGCACCTGCACATGGTGACGCTGCCCAACCTGACCAAGGCCTTGGAGGAGCGCGGCTTCGAGGTGGTCGAGGTGGTGCACCGCGAGGCGCACATCCCGCTCGAGGCGTTCATCGTGCTGGCGACGGTGCTCAACCGGATCGCGCCGGGCGAAGAGGTTCCGTGGCGCGACGGGCGTCCGCCGCGGTTCGCGCGGGCGCGCCGGCTGGTCGGCAAGGCGATCGCGGCGCCGTTCGTGCCGCTGGCGCGGTTCGTCGACAAGGTCGTGCTGCCGCGGATGCTGCGCAGCTATCACGCCTACCGGGTGCTGGCCCGCAAGAAGCCTGCCTGA
- the gmd gene encoding GDP-mannose 4,6-dehydratase, which yields MTKRALITGITGQDGSYLAELLLGKGYEVHGLVRRSSTLNRSRIDHLHGTSGLHLHYGDLTDGVSLGNQIRDIAPHEVYNLGAQSHVKVSFELPEYTASTDAVGTLRLLEAIRAAKIDCRFYQASTSEMFGATPPPQSENTVFYPRSPYGAAKLYSHWVTVNYREAYDLFAVSGILFNHESPRRGESFVTRKITLGVASIKLGISDHLDLGNLEAVRDWGYAPEYVEGMWRMLQQDDPQDYVLATGIGTTVREFCQYAFAHAGLDWEDHVRYDKSYERPTEVDALIGDATKARDVLGWKADTDAKALAELMVDADIEHLGRLVQHKRELD from the coding sequence GTGACCAAGCGCGCACTCATCACCGGGATCACCGGTCAGGACGGCTCTTACCTCGCCGAGCTCCTGCTCGGGAAGGGCTACGAGGTCCACGGGCTGGTCCGTCGTTCATCGACCCTGAACCGCAGCCGGATCGACCACCTGCACGGCACGTCGGGCCTCCACCTGCACTACGGCGACCTGACCGACGGCGTCAGCCTGGGCAACCAGATCCGCGACATCGCTCCGCACGAGGTCTACAACCTCGGCGCCCAGAGCCACGTCAAGGTCTCCTTCGAGCTGCCGGAGTACACCGCGTCGACCGACGCCGTGGGCACCCTGCGCCTGCTCGAGGCGATCCGGGCGGCCAAGATCGACTGCCGGTTCTACCAGGCGTCGACGTCGGAGATGTTCGGCGCGACCCCGCCGCCGCAGAGCGAGAACACGGTGTTCTACCCGCGTTCGCCCTACGGCGCGGCCAAGCTCTACTCGCACTGGGTGACGGTCAACTACCGCGAGGCCTACGACCTGTTCGCCGTCTCCGGCATCCTCTTCAACCACGAGTCGCCCCGGCGCGGTGAGAGCTTCGTGACCCGCAAGATCACGCTCGGCGTCGCCTCGATCAAGCTCGGCATCAGCGACCACCTCGACCTCGGCAACCTCGAGGCCGTGCGCGACTGGGGCTACGCGCCCGAGTACGTCGAGGGCATGTGGCGGATGCTCCAGCAGGACGACCCGCAGGACTACGTCCTCGCCACCGGCATCGGCACGACCGTGCGCGAGTTCTGCCAGTACGCCTTCGCGCACGCGGGCCTCGACTGGGAGGACCACGTCCGCTACGACAAGTCCTACGAGCGCCCGACCGAGGTCGACGCCCTCATCGGCGACGCGACCAAGGCGCGCGACGTCCTCGGCTGGAAGGCCGACACCGACGCCAAGGCGCTCGCCGAGCTCATGGTCGACGCCGACATCGAGCACCTGGGCCGGCTGGTCCAGCACAAGCGCGAGCTCGACTGA
- a CDS encoding glycosyltransferase: MLEHLVRAWAEAFPGDRISVLFGPEGQTFPLPEGAHAEVLTQPGGPLGGLWLRSVAVRRAASRLGADAVLAAVPASGLLGARSPRGVILYDLRFELRPEQFSRKTRIARKVSWLWSMRLADRIFTISDRTLHDLRDLHPSLSGRAETAALGSDHALAWPHPATVEADHPYAIAFGHYGNKNANAVIDGWARFCAEHADQADGWRLRLVGMGAQDRAAAEEQVRRLGVGERIELMPWLDDDAFARAFAGAGLVVFPSDFEGFGLPAAEAIRLGIPAVVSTDPALAEVTGGHAVVAASTTPADLAEGFAAALARTPEQLAAGQAFAEAFTWRRTAEVIRTGLS; the protein is encoded by the coding sequence GTGCTCGAACACCTCGTCCGCGCCTGGGCCGAGGCCTTCCCCGGCGACCGGATCTCGGTGCTCTTCGGACCCGAGGGGCAGACCTTCCCGCTGCCCGAGGGCGCGCACGCCGAGGTGCTCACCCAGCCCGGCGGTCCGCTCGGCGGCCTGTGGCTGCGCTCGGTGGCCGTACGACGGGCCGCGAGCCGCCTCGGCGCCGACGCCGTGCTGGCGGCCGTGCCGGCCAGCGGCCTGCTGGGCGCGCGCAGCCCGCGCGGGGTGATCCTCTACGACCTGCGCTTCGAGCTGCGGCCCGAGCAGTTCAGCCGCAAGACCCGCATCGCGCGCAAGGTCTCGTGGCTGTGGAGCATGCGCCTGGCCGACCGGATCTTCACGATCTCCGACCGCACGCTGCACGACCTGCGCGACCTGCACCCCTCGCTGAGCGGCCGCGCCGAGACGGCCGCGCTCGGCTCCGACCACGCGCTCGCCTGGCCGCACCCCGCCACGGTCGAGGCTGACCACCCCTACGCGATCGCGTTCGGGCACTACGGCAACAAGAACGCCAACGCGGTCATCGACGGCTGGGCGCGGTTCTGCGCCGAGCACGCCGACCAGGCCGACGGCTGGCGGCTGCGCCTGGTCGGCATGGGCGCGCAGGACCGCGCCGCCGCCGAGGAGCAGGTACGCCGCCTGGGCGTCGGCGAGCGCATCGAGCTCATGCCCTGGCTGGACGACGACGCCTTCGCGCGCGCCTTCGCCGGTGCGGGGCTGGTGGTGTTCCCCTCCGACTTCGAGGGCTTCGGCCTGCCCGCGGCCGAGGCGATCCGGCTGGGCATCCCGGCCGTGGTCTCGACCGACCCGGCGCTGGCCGAGGTGACCGGCGGGCACGCCGTCGTCGCCGCCTCGACCACGCCGGCCGACCTGGCCGAGGGATTCGCCGCGGCGCTGGCCCGCACGCCCGAGCAGCTGGCCGCGGGCCAGGCGTTCGCGGAGGCGTTCACCTGGCGTCGTACGGCCGAGGTGATCCGAACCGGTCTCTCCTGA
- a CDS encoding class I SAM-dependent methyltransferase, protein MLVCPACAGSRIRTGPASGATGRRITACRDCGVHFWADHEAAERLEAIEIQSELTAEGYSDWVDIKREQAGPEAWRDAIGWIRGALPPTDGAPVIYDVGAGDGHFLSLARDEGGFAVTGNEIAKGAVELAKERYDVDLDLGVLEDLGHVEDVDAATLWCVLAHVPDGDQLLREVHTMLRPGGVLFLQTPHWTAADGAANGVKTLTGGRFSKVPDRRIAQHHWILHTRRSITAQLERLGFTDVVAEPKLRYTLTSRAYFASMNPPQWTIGPASWLLDKAVASRLAPRIVLDVRARKA, encoded by the coding sequence ATGCTCGTCTGCCCCGCCTGCGCCGGCTCCCGCATCCGCACCGGGCCCGCGTCCGGTGCGACCGGCCGCCGGATCACGGCCTGCCGTGACTGCGGCGTGCATTTCTGGGCCGACCACGAGGCGGCCGAGCGCCTGGAGGCGATCGAGATCCAGTCCGAGCTGACGGCCGAGGGCTACAGCGACTGGGTCGACATCAAGCGCGAGCAGGCCGGTCCCGAGGCGTGGCGCGACGCGATCGGCTGGATCCGCGGCGCGCTTCCCCCGACCGACGGCGCGCCGGTCATCTACGACGTCGGCGCCGGCGACGGGCACTTCCTGAGCCTGGCCCGCGACGAGGGCGGCTTCGCCGTGACCGGCAACGAGATCGCCAAGGGCGCCGTCGAGCTGGCCAAGGAGCGCTATGACGTCGACCTCGACCTCGGCGTCCTCGAGGACCTCGGCCACGTCGAGGACGTCGACGCGGCCACGCTGTGGTGCGTGCTCGCGCACGTCCCCGACGGCGACCAGCTGCTGCGCGAGGTGCACACGATGCTGCGTCCCGGCGGGGTGCTCTTCCTGCAGACCCCGCACTGGACCGCGGCCGACGGTGCCGCCAACGGCGTCAAGACGCTCACCGGCGGCCGGTTCAGCAAGGTCCCGGACCGGCGGATCGCCCAGCACCACTGGATCCTGCACACCCGGCGCAGCATCACCGCCCAGCTCGAGCGGCTCGGCTTCACCGACGTGGTCGCCGAGCCCAAGCTGCGCTACACGCTGACCTCGCGGGCCTACTTCGCCTCGATGAACCCGCCGCAGTGGACCATCGGGCCGGCCTCGTGGCTGCTCGACAAGGCCGTCGCCAGCCGGCTCGCGCCGCGCATCGTCCTCGACGTGCGCGCCCGCAAGGCCTGA